One window of the Triticum dicoccoides isolate Atlit2015 ecotype Zavitan chromosome 3B, WEW_v2.0, whole genome shotgun sequence genome contains the following:
- the LOC119280753 gene encoding G-type lectin S-receptor-like serine/threonine-protein kinase SD2-5: MAATVTFVTLLHLLLPLLLPLLHVVTAITLNITNQCSYTVWPAAVPVGGGMPLDPGKTWTLKVPDSSTSTTVWARTGCSFDSGGNGSCQTGDCDGMLACKRYGQPPTTTANFELLHLYANTFFYISLFYVFNVPMEILPVPVEWKKRSGCSKGPRCAANITSQCPIELKVPGGCNSACEVFTNQSYLYCCSGDGCLPDKYSAYFVQMCPEAISFSEYSPSQAAFSCPRYTNYMVVFCPPIDLPSSPAPSPASTAIGPSSTGPSSRKVDIVVPIAIAASIVSFIFIVAFILFVIHQRRTRRRHEMEEEEAEFGKLQGTPMRFTFQQLEVATEQFKGKLGEGGFGSVFKGRLGEERVAVKCLDRAGQGNREFLAEVQTIGSIHHINLVRLFGFCAEKSHRLLVYEYMPKGSLDRWIYCRPDNDAPPLDWSTRCKIITNIAKGLSYLHEECVKRIAHLDFKPQNILIADNFNAKISDFGLCKLIDRDMSQVVTRMRGTPGYLAPEWLASQITEKADVYSFGIVVMEIISGRKNLDTSRSEESIHLITLLEEKVKNGYLVDLIDKSSNDMQAHEQDIIQMMKLAMWCLQIDFQRRPKMSEVVKVLEGSMDAESNIDHNFVATNEANFYIAGNVKSSAPPVASDLSGPR; encoded by the coding sequence ATGGCAGCTACGGTTACCTTTGTGACTCTCCTCCACCTGCTCCTCCCCCTGCTCCTCCCCCTTCTGCATGTTGTCACCGCCATCACGTTGAACATCACCAATCAATGTTCCTACACCGTGTGGCCGGCCGCTGTACCGGTGGGCGGCGGCATGCCGCTGGACCCAGGGAAGACATGGACCCTCAAGGTGCCCGATTCTTCCACCAGCACAACAGTTTGGgcacgaacaggctgctcatttgaTAGCGGAGGCAACGGGTCGTGCCAGACAGGCGACTGCGACGGCATGCTCGCTTGCAAGAGGTATGGTCAGCCGCCCACCACGACTGCTAATTTCGAACTCCTCCATCTTTACGCCAACACTTTCTTCTATATTTCCCTCTTCTACGTCTTCAATGTACCCATGGAGATCCTGCCAGTGCCAGTCGAGTGGAAAAAAAGATCAGGGTGCAGCAAGGGGCCGCGCTGTGCTGCCAACATCACATCGCAGTGTCCGATCGAGCTCAAGGTGCCCGGAGGCTGCAACAGCGCATGTGAAGTGTTCACGAATCAGTCCTATTTGTACTGCTGCTCTGGGGACGGATGTTTACCCGATAAATACTCGGCCTATTTTGTGCAGATGTGCCCGGAGGCAATAAGTTTCTCTGAATATTCTCCCTCGCAAGCTGCATTCAGTTGTCCGAGATATACCAACTACATGGTAGTCTTCTGCCCACCAATCGATCTACCCTCTTCGCCGGCTCCAAGTCCTGCTTCAACTGCTATTGGGCCATCAAGCACAGGACCCTCATCCAGAAAAGTAGACATAGTTGTTCCGATTGCAATTGCAGCTTCCATAGTCAGTTTCATTTTCATTGTCGCATTCATCCTTTTCGTCATACATCAAAGAAGGACACGACGACGCCATGAGATGGAGGAAGAGGAGGCAGAGTTTGGTAAGCTACAAGGAACACCAATGAGGTTCACGTTTCAACAGTTAGAAGTAGCGACCGAGCAATTCAAAGGCAAGCTTGGGGAAGGAGGATTTGGGTCTGTTTTCAAGGGACGGCTAGGTGAGGAAAGGGTTGCAGTAAAATGTTTGGATCGAGCTGGTCAGGGAAACAGagaatttttggcagaggttcaaaCAATAGGCAGCATTCATCATATCAATCTAGTGAGGCTGTTTGGTTTCTGTGCTGAGAAATCCCACAGGCTCTTGGTATACGAGTATATGCCCAAAGGATCCTTGGATAGGTGGATCTATTGTCGACCTGACAATGATGCTCCTCCTCTAGATTGGAGCACACGATGCAAGATAATCACTAACATAGCTAAGGGTCTCTCTTATCTTCATGAGGAATGCGTGAAGAGAATTGCTCATTTGGATTTCAAGCCACAAAACATCCTCATAGCTGACAACTTCAATGCCAAAATTTCTGATTTTGGCCTATGTAAGCTCATTGATAGGGATATGAGCCAAGTGGTTACTAGAATGAGAGGGACACCTGGATACTTAGCTCCTGAATGGTTGGCATCACAAATCACAGAGAAGGCTGACGTTTATAGCTTTGGCATTGTGGTCATGGAAATCATCAGTGGAAGAAAGAACCTCGACACTTCCCGGTCTGAAGAGAGCATCCATCTTATTACTCTACTGGAAGAAAAGGTGAAGAACGGTTACTTGGTAGACTTGATTGACAAGAGCAGTAACGACATGCAAGCACATGAGCAAGACATAATTCAGATGATGAAGCTCGCCATGTGGTGTTTGCAGATTGACTTTCAAAGAAGGCCTAAAATGTCAGAGGTAGTCAAAGTCTTGGAAGGTAGCATGGATGCTGAGAGCAATATAGATCATAACTTTGTTGCAACAAATGAAGCAAATTTCTATATTGCTGGAAATGTGAAATCCTCTGCTCCACCTGTAGCCTCAGATCTATCAGGTCCCAGGTGA